Proteins found in one Balaenoptera musculus isolate JJ_BM4_2016_0621 chromosome 4, mBalMus1.pri.v3, whole genome shotgun sequence genomic segment:
- the TM4SF19 gene encoding transmembrane 4 L6 family member 19 yields the protein MACSRTCSQILGLSLGTTALFAAAANTVLLFPNWDVTYLLRGLIGRHAMLGSGLWGGGLMVLTAATLISLTGWRYGCFSKGGPCRSMLTALLSSGLAFLGALICFITSGVALKDGPFCMFDVSPFNQTQAWKHGYPFKDLHNRNYLYDHSLWNSVCLEPSKAVIWHVCFFSTLLCISLLQILLVVIHFINSFLGLFCSLCEK from the exons ATGGCATGCTCACGGACCTGCTCCCAAATACTGGGGCTGAGCCTCGGGACTACAGCCCTGTTTGCTGCTGCGGCCAACACAGTGCTCCTCTTTCCTAACTGGGATGTGACCTACCTGTTGAGGGGCCTCATTGGCAGGCATGCCatgctgggctctgggctctggggaggAGGCCTCATG gtTCTCACTGCAGCTACCCTCATCTCCTTGACGGGCTGGAGATATGGCTGCTTCAGTAAGGGTGGGCCCTGCCGAAGT ATGCTTACTGCTCTGCTGTCAAGTGGCCTGGCTTTTCTTGGAGCCTTGATTTGCTTTATCACTTCTGGAGTAGCCCTGAAAGATGGTCCTTTTTGCATGTTCGATGTTTCACCGTTCAATCAGACACAGGCTTGGAAACATGGTTACCCATTCAAAGACCTGCATAACAG GAATTATTTGTATGACCATTCACTCTGGAACTCTGTCTGCCTGGAGCCTTCTAAAGCTGTCATTTGGCACGTGTGCTTCTTCTCCACCCTTCTGTGCATCAGCCTCCTCCAGATTCTCCTGGTGGTCATTCATTTCATCAACAGCTTCCTGGGCCTTTTCTGCAGCCTCTGTGAGAAGTAA